GTGACCAGCCCATGCTGCTGGCCGGAGACACCGATACCGGCAATCTGCCGTGGGTTGATACCTGCCTGAGCGATGGCCTGCCCGTAGGCCCTGACCAGTGCCTCAGTCCACCACTGGGGGTGCTGTTCGCGCCGGCCATTATTGAGGCTGATCAGCTCATGGGGGCTGTAGCCTTCGCCTAGCAATACGCCCTGTTCGGCGTCCAGCACCACTACCTTGGTACCCTGAGTACCGCAATCAATTCCGAGATACATAGCCTGCCTTCTTATTCTGTCTGTGTATGCCGAGCCCCCGCGGCAGAGCCGACAGGGGCCAATACTGCCTGTCCCGGCGACTGCTAGTTCAGCAGGGCCTGACGCAACAGGGCGTCGAGCTTGCACTGATCCTGATGGAACACGCGGATACCTTCGGCCAGTTTTTCGGTGGCCATGGCATCTTCATTCATCTGCCAGCGGAAGCTGGCCTCATCCAGTGCCACCGGACGCGGCGCGCGTTCACCGCTGTCCTGCAGTGCCCGCGGCACCTGACCCTGTTGTGCGGCCAGTTCTTCCAGCAGTGTCGGACTGATGGTCAGACGGTCGCAGCCACTCAGGGCGAGGATCTCACCTGCATTGCGGAAGCTGGCGCCCATTACCACGGTGCGATAGTCATGTTTTTTGAAGAACTGGTAGATGGCTTTGACGGACTCGACACCTGGCTCGGTGGTGGGGGGGAAGTGCTGGTGTGGCTGCTGCTTAACGTGCCAGTCCAGAATGCGGCCGACAAAAGGAGAAATAAGGAATACCCCGGCTTCGGCGCAGGCGCGGGCCTGAGCAAAGTTGAAGATCAGCGTCAGGTTGCACTGGATGCCTTCCTGCTCCAGCACCCGCGCGGCCTGAATGCCTTCCCAGGTGGAGGCGATCTTGATCAGGATGCGCTCGCGGGGGATGCCAGCCTGCTGATACAGCTGACACAGTTCACGGGCTTTGCTCAGGGTGGCGGCGGTATCAAAAGACAGCCGTGCGGGGACTTCGGTGGAGACCCGGCCGGGGACGTGCCTGAGAATCTCAACACCCATGGCAACCACCAGCCGGTCGCTGGCCAGCTGGAGCTGCTGGTGTAGGTCATCGCTCAACTGTCTGGCCTGCGCGATGGCAGCGCTCAGCAATTCCGGGTACTGACCGGCGGCAATGGCTTTGAGAATCAGGGAGGGGTTGGTGGTGGCATCTTCGGGCTGGAAACGCTGGATGGCACTGAGTTCGCCGGTATCGGCCACCACTACGGTGTGGGCTTTCAATTGTGCAAGCAGAGATGTCATGGGGCGGCATGTCCTCAACAGGTCGGAGAAGGGGATTCACCGTACGACAACTGCTGACATGAACGCGTGTTGACGATCTGAGAGCCTGAGGGTTATCCGGCTCTCAGAGTGGCCCGTCCCGGCTGAGTAATAAGGTTTCTCAGCCGAGAGTATAGGCGTTGCTTTTCAGCGCAGTCAGGCTGGCGTACAGCGAGTCGTGTTTGTAATCAGCAATACTGAATGCCTCTGGCCAGGGGGTATGGGGGTCGGGAATGGCAACCACGGTCATTCCTGCCGCTTTACCTGCCTTCACGCCATTGACCGAATCTTCCCAGACCAGGCACTGCTCGGGCTTAGCGCGCAGGCGCTCGGCAGCCAGCAGGAATACGGCGGGATCGGGCTTGGAGTGAGGAACTTCATAACCTGAAACCAGTACATCAACGGCAAATCGGTTCTGGCGCACAATTTCCTGAATAAACTCCAGCGGTGATGACGAGGCGATGGCGATGGAGAAGCCACGATCTGCCACATAGTTCATCATCTCGCGGGCACCGCGCATCAGCTGCACTTGCGGCAGACGAGGGCGCATATTGTCGAGAATCTGTTTGACGAATACTTCCGGCTCGATAAAGGCGGTGGGGTAGAGCTCACTCAGGCGCTGGCCGATATTGAGGGTGCTCATGCCCTGCATGGAGCGAAAGGTATCGTCGTCTATGTTCAGCCCGTAGTGACGCTTCACCACTGACTGCTCGACCGCCAGCCAGTGTGGCTCGGAGTCGATAAGCAGGCCGTCCATATCAAAAATCGCAAACATCCTCAGATCCTTTATGTTCCAGATGGGCGTGCAGCTAGGCTCTGACTGGCATCACCAAGTGGCTTGGCGTTGCCAGCAGGCATCCGCAGGCTGTCAGACAGTCTGCAAGACTAAAGTTTAAGGTGCCTATGCTACATGAAAATATCCGGGAACGGGCTGATCAGGCTGTTGTCGGAGTGTATCCAGTGTGCCGGTGAGAGCGAAATTGATAACGCCAAAGTGAAAATGGATAACCGCTCAGGGGGCAGATGAGCAGCGAAGTGCTGCTAACCTGCACCCTGAAGGATGTGGTTTTATCAGGCGACATAGTCGCGCAGGGTGGCCTGTACGCCTTTTTCACGCAGGCTGTTCAGTGCCCGCTCAAACGCGGCGACAAACTCCGCTGAAGCCAGCGGTGCCTTGCCAAAGATATCTTCCACACCGAGAAAACGCTGGGTCAGGCTGGCGTCGTCCTGCACCTGCTGTTGCATAAAGTCAGCACGGGGATCAGGGATACGATAGCTTTCGCCACGCTCATTGACTCCTTTCAGATACCACGCCCAGCTGGCGATGATCAGTGCCACACGGTCCAGCGGTTTACCTTCCTGCAGCAGCTGATTGACGGTCAGCATGATGTATTTGGGGAATTTGGCCGAGCCGTCGGAACAGGTACGTGCCAGCTGGTCGCAGATGGCGCGGTTAGAGAAACGGTCGATCAGGGTTTGTTTGTAGTCCGTCAGATTGATGCCGGGAACAGGCGCCAGTTGAGGGGTCACGTCGATATCCATGAAGTCACGGACAAACTTTTCGATCAGCGGGTCAAGCATGGCTTCATGCACAAACTGATAGCCCTGCACATAGCCGAGGTAGGTCAGCGCCAGATGGCTGCCGTTGAGCAGTTTCAGTTTCATGTGCTCATAGGGCGTTACGTCATCAGTGAACTGCACTCCGACTTCCTCCCACTGCGGCCGGCCATTGCAGAAGCTGTCTTCCAGTACCCACTGAATAAAGGGTTCGCAGACTACGGGCCAGGCATCGTCGACACCGGTTTTATCCTGCAGCTGCTGGCGGTGTTCTGCACTGGTCATCGGCGTGATGCGGTCAACCATGGCATTGGGGAAAGCCACATTGGCATTGATCCAGTCAGCCAGCTCGGCATCCAGCAGGCGGGTAAAGGTAATCACGGCCTTGCGGGTGACATCGCCATTATGTGGCAGGTTGTCGCAGCTCATGATGGTAAAGGGGGGAATGCCCTGATCACGACGCTGGCGCAGGGCTTTGGCCAGATAGCCGAAGATAGTGGCGGGGGTGTCTGGGTTAGCCAGATCATGCTGAATCTGCGGCAGTCCGGCATTGAACTCGCCGGTGCTGTCATCAACGCAGTAACCGCCTTCGGTAATGGTCAGGGAGACAATACGGGTGTCGGCATCCACCAGTCTGGCGTGCAGCTGTTCAGGCTGTTCCGGGGCCAGAATGAAGTCCTGAATGGCACCGATCACCTTGATCTCGGTGTCATCGCTGTCACCCAGTTCGACCATGGTGTAAAGGTAGTCCTGACTGGCCAGCGCATCGCGCATACCCCGGTCTTCCGGACGCAGGCCGACACCGCAGATGCCCCAGTCACGGGCTTTACCCTGCTTCAGCAGCAGGTCGGTATAGACGGCCTGATGGGCGCGGTGGAAGCCGCCGACGCCGACGTGAACGATTCCCTGACGAATGTCATCGCGTACATAGCCAGGCTGGCCGACGCTGGCGGGCAGTTGCTGCAGATTGGCTGCGTTGAGTTTCATGATGCAAATCCTGTCATAGCGGTTCATGCAGCAGTGCTGCGTTGAATCTGAATACGAGCGGCTGCCACCCCTGCCGTTATGCCGGTCAGGAGGTGGCTGCTGGAAACGGGTTAGGTACCGGCGGTTGGGGTGGCCAGCCGCCTTCAGGTCAGGCGGCGCGCTGATTCAGTTTCGGGATGGTCAGGCCACTTTCGTCAAACAGATGACAGTGGTTGAGATCCAGTGCCAGACCGACGCGCTGGCCGAACTCACCGGTGAAGTCGCCGGGAGCGCGCACGGTGAGCGTTTCACCTGAGCTGGTGCGCACGTAGCAGAATGTGTCGCTGCCCAGATGCTCGGTGACATCCATCTCAACCTGGAAGGCGCTGTCGCTGGCTTTGACCACTTCGATATGCTCAGGGCGAATACCCAGCGTCACCTTGTTGCCAGCGCTGACGCGAGCACCGCTGATGGGCAGCTGCAAGCGCGTGCCTGCAGCCAGCTCGATGGTGACTGACTGGCTGTCTGTGCTCATCACCCGGGCGTCGAGGAAGCCCATCTTTGGTGTGCCAATAAAGCCTGCGACGAACTGGTTGACCGGGTTGTGATACAGCTCCATGGGGGAGCCGACCTGCTCAATACGACCGCCGTTGAGTACCACCACCTTGTCGGCCAGGGTCATGGCTTCGACCTGGTCATGGGTGACGTAAATCATGGTGGCATTGAGGTCATGGTGCAGACGTGCCAGCTCCAGACGCATCTGCACACGCAGGGCGGCATCCAGGTTGGACAGTGGCTCGTCAAACAGGAACACCTTGGGGTTGCGCACAATGGCGCGGCCAATGGCGACGCGCTGACGCTGACCGCCAGACAACGCCTTGGGCTTGCGTTCCAGCAGATGGCCCAGCTCGAGAATGCGGGCGGCATCCTGTACCTTGGCTTCCACTTCACTCTTGTCGATGCCCGCCAGATCCAGCGCAAACGACATGTTCTTGCGCACTGACATGTGGGGGTAGAGCGCGTAGGTCTGGAACACCATGGCCAGATCACGCTTGGCCGGGGTGACGTCGGTAATGTCGCGACCATCAAGGGAGATAGTGCCGCTGGTGACCTCTTCCAGCCCGGCGATCAACCGCAGCAGGGTCGATTTGCCGCAGCCGGACGGGCCGACAAACACCACAAATTCGTGATCGTTGATGTCCAGATCGACGCCTTTGATGATTTCCAGGCCGTCGAAGACTTTTCTCAGTTTTCTTATTTTCAGATCTGCCATGATGAATTCCTTACTTCACTGCGCCGAAAGACAGGCCGCGGACAAGTTGTTTCTGACTCAGCCAGCCGATGATCAGGATCGGTGCGCAGGCCAGGGTGGAGACGGCGGACAGCTTGGCCCAGAACAACCCTTCGGGGCTGGAGTACGAGGCAATCAGTGCTGTCAGGGGTGCAGCCTTGGAGGCGGTGAGATTGAGTGACCAGAAAGCTTCGTTCCAGCTGAGGATCAGCGACAGCAGCATGGTGGAGGCCAGACCGCCTTTGCTGATGGGCAGCAGTACGCGGCTGATTTCCTGCAGCGGTGTGGCACCGTCCAGACGAGCTGCTTCAAGAATGTCCTTGGGAATCTCCTTGAAGAAGGAGTACACCATCCACACCATGATTGGCAGGTTGATCAGGGTATAGATGATCACCAGCGCGGTGCGGGTATCGAGCAGGCCGGTGTTCTTGCACAGCAGGTAAATGGGCATCAGTACCCCGACCGGCGGCAGCATCTTGGTCGACAGCATCCACAGCAGGGTGCTCTTGGTGCGCTTGCTCTCATAGAAGGCCATAGAGTAAGCGGCAGGCACCGCGATCAGCATGCCGATAATGGTTGAGCCGAACGACACCACAACGGAGTTCCAGGCAAAGCTGAAGTAGCCACTGCGCTGCTGGATCTCGACGTAGTTCTCCAGCGTCGGAGTGAAGATCAGCTCAGGTGGCGAGGCGAAAGCGGCCAGTTCGGTTTTGAAGCTGGTGAGGATCATCCAGAAAATCGGGAAGAACATCATCAGACCTACTGCCCAGGCCAGCAGGCCGAGCAGGAAGGTACGTAATTGACGGGTTTGTTTCAGCGTCAGCATCATGATCGTCCCTCCTTTAGCTGGCTTTGTCGGTCAGGTTCTTGCCGATCAGTCGGATCAGCACGAAGGCAGCGATATTGGCAATCACCACGGCAATCAGACCACCGGCAGAGGCCATACCGACGTCAAACTGCAGCAGCGCCTGGTTGTAGATCAGGTAGGCCAGGTTAGTGGTTTCATAGCCCGGGCCACCGCTGGTGGTGGTGTAGATTTCGGCAAATACCGACAGCAGGAAGATGGTCTCGATCATCACCACGACGGCGATAGGCCGTGACAGGTGAGGCAGCGTGATGTGCCAGAAGATCGCCAGCGGGCCGGCACCGTCCAGACGGGCGGCATCTTTCTGTTCCTGATCCAGTGACTGCATGGCAGTCATCAGGATCAGGATGGCGAAGGGCAGCCACTGCCACGACACGATCATGATGATGGAGAGCATCGGATAGTGAGTGAACCAGTCCACCGGCGTGGCACCGAAGAAGCGCCAGATCGCCGCGAAAATACCGGACACCGGGTGCAGCAGCAGGTTCTTCCAGACCAGCGCGCTGACGGTTGGCATGATAAAAAACGGGGATATCAACATGACGCGGACCAGGCCGCGCCCCCAGAAGTCAATATCCACCAGAACTGAAATCAGTACGCCCAGCACCACGCTGATCAGCAATACGCTGCCGACCAGAATCAGGGTGTTGGCGGCACCGGCGAGAAAGCCCGCGTCGGTGATGAAGTAATAGAAGTTTTCCAGGCCGACAAAGTCGTTTTCACCGGGATAGAGCAAGTTGTAGCGAATGGTGGAGAAGTAGATGGTCATCGCCAGCGGCACGATCATCCAGACCAGCAGCAAGAGTACCGAAGGAGAGACCGTAGCCAGGCGCAGCCGGTTTTCGTAGCGGGAGACACCGCCCTGACGGGCCTTGTCTTCGGGCTGCTGCGTCGTTCTGGAGTCCAGACTGGTAGTATTCATAGACCTGACTCTTATCATTATTCTGACGTCTGGCTGCCGGGGCTGTGACGGTGTCATCGCTGACTGGGCGCATGGCGCGGAGGTCGGTGATGGCGCGTCGGGCAGGATGGCAGGGGCGTCTTTTATTGTCTGAAAGCCTGGGGGAGTTACCTCCCCCGGCCACGTGAAACCGGCAGCAGGGCAGCCGGTGTTGGCGAAGCGGTCAGCCTGACGAATGCATGGCTGTCAGTGATTGATCACGGGCTAGGTGAGGGGTCTGCTCACCGCTTCGCGTTGCCTGCTGATGGATGGCGGCTACCGGTATTCACCCGGGGCTGGCCCGCATCAGTCCTTGATGTAACCTGCGCGTTTCATGTCACGGCTGACCGAGGTCTGGGCATCTTCCAGTACCTTGTCAATGCTCATCTGACCTGCCAACGCACCGGAGACCAGCTTGCCAACCTGGGTACCAATGGCCTGGAACTCAGGAATGGTGACGTACTGAACACCGACATAGGGAATCGGCTTGGCAGAGGAGTCCATGGGGTCGGCGCTCTGCATGGAGTCCAGGGTCAGCTGGGCAAAAGGCGCAGCGGCTTTGTATTCTGCACTGTAGGTGGAGAAGCGGGTGCCGGGAGGAATATTGGCAATACCTTCCTTGCTAGCGACCAGACTGCTGTAGCCTTTGGAGGTTGCCCACTCAATAAAGGTTTTGGCCGCATCGACTTTCTTCGAGGAGGCAGGGATACCCAGCGACCAGGCCCACAGCCAGTGTGAACCTTTATCGGTGGTCTGATGAGGGGCAAAGGCAAAGCCCACGTTGTCAGATACCTTGCTCTGAGACTTATCGGTCACGAAGGAGCCAGCGACGGTCGCATCAACCCACATGGCGCATTTGCCACTGTTGAACAGTGCCAGGTTTTCGTTGAAACCGTTGGTTGAAGCACCGGGTGGGCCGTATTTGCCCAGCAGATCAACATAGAAGC
This Pokkaliibacter sp. MBI-7 DNA region includes the following protein-coding sequences:
- a CDS encoding sugar ABC transporter substrate-binding protein; this encodes MLMAAQHASAATTITIGTVNNGDMVRMQGLSKEFETAHPDIKLDWVVLEENVLRQRLTTDIATKGGQFDVVTIGMYETGLWGKKGWLTPITDLPKDYDVDDIFPSVRDGLSVDNNLYALPFYAESSMTYYRADLFKEAGLSMPEQPTWDQIKGFAEKLSHPDKEQYGICLRGKAGWGENMALFTTMVNSFGGRWFDEQWKPEFTTAPEWKEALSFYVDLLGKYGPPGASTNGFNENLALFNSGKCAMWVDATVAGSFVTDKSQSKVSDNVGFAFAPHQTTDKGSHWLWAWSLGIPASSKKVDAAKTFIEWATSKGYSSLVASKEGIANIPPGTRFSTYSAEYKAAAPFAQLTLDSMQSADPMDSSAKPIPYVGVQYVTIPEFQAIGTQVGKLVSGALAGQMSIDKVLEDAQTSVSRDMKRAGYIKD
- a CDS encoding sugar ABC transporter permease, which encodes MIVPLAMTIYFSTIRYNLLYPGENDFVGLENFYYFITDAGFLAGAANTLILVGSVLLISVVLGVLISVLVDIDFWGRGLVRVMLISPFFIMPTVSALVWKNLLLHPVSGIFAAIWRFFGATPVDWFTHYPMLSIIMIVSWQWLPFAILILMTAMQSLDQEQKDAARLDGAGPLAIFWHITLPHLSRPIAVVVMIETIFLLSVFAEIYTTTSGGPGYETTNLAYLIYNQALLQFDVGMASAGGLIAVVIANIAAFVLIRLIGKNLTDKAS
- a CDS encoding mannitol dehydrogenase family protein; the encoded protein is MKLNAANLQQLPASVGQPGYVRDDIRQGIVHVGVGGFHRAHQAVYTDLLLKQGKARDWGICGVGLRPEDRGMRDALASQDYLYTMVELGDSDDTEIKVIGAIQDFILAPEQPEQLHARLVDADTRIVSLTITEGGYCVDDSTGEFNAGLPQIQHDLANPDTPATIFGYLAKALRQRRDQGIPPFTIMSCDNLPHNGDVTRKAVITFTRLLDAELADWINANVAFPNAMVDRITPMTSAEHRQQLQDKTGVDDAWPVVCEPFIQWVLEDSFCNGRPQWEEVGVQFTDDVTPYEHMKLKLLNGSHLALTYLGYVQGYQFVHEAMLDPLIEKFVRDFMDIDVTPQLAPVPGINLTDYKQTLIDRFSNRAICDQLARTCSDGSAKFPKYIMLTVNQLLQEGKPLDRVALIIASWAWYLKGVNERGESYRIPDPRADFMQQQVQDDASLTQRFLGVEDIFGKAPLASAEFVAAFERALNSLREKGVQATLRDYVA
- the ugpC gene encoding sn-glycerol-3-phosphate ABC transporter ATP-binding protein UgpC; translation: MADLKIRKLRKVFDGLEIIKGVDLDINDHEFVVFVGPSGCGKSTLLRLIAGLEEVTSGTISLDGRDITDVTPAKRDLAMVFQTYALYPHMSVRKNMSFALDLAGIDKSEVEAKVQDAARILELGHLLERKPKALSGGQRQRVAIGRAIVRNPKVFLFDEPLSNLDAALRVQMRLELARLHHDLNATMIYVTHDQVEAMTLADKVVVLNGGRIEQVGSPMELYHNPVNQFVAGFIGTPKMGFLDARVMSTDSQSVTIELAAGTRLQLPISGARVSAGNKVTLGIRPEHIEVVKASDSAFQVEMDVTEHLGSDTFCYVRTSSGETLTVRAPGDFTGEFGQRVGLALDLNHCHLFDESGLTIPKLNQRAA
- a CDS encoding carbohydrate ABC transporter permease; this translates as MTLKQTRQLRTFLLGLLAWAVGLMMFFPIFWMILTSFKTELAAFASPPELIFTPTLENYVEIQQRSGYFSFAWNSVVVSFGSTIIGMLIAVPAAYSMAFYESKRTKSTLLWMLSTKMLPPVGVLMPIYLLCKNTGLLDTRTALVIIYTLINLPIMVWMVYSFFKEIPKDILEAARLDGATPLQEISRVLLPISKGGLASTMLLSLILSWNEAFWSLNLTASKAAPLTALIASYSSPEGLFWAKLSAVSTLACAPILIIGWLSQKQLVRGLSFGAVK
- a CDS encoding HAD family phosphatase yields the protein MFAIFDMDGLLIDSEPHWLAVEQSVVKRHYGLNIDDDTFRSMQGMSTLNIGQRLSELYPTAFIEPEVFVKQILDNMRPRLPQVQLMRGAREMMNYVADRGFSIAIASSSPLEFIQEIVRQNRFAVDVLVSGYEVPHSKPDPAVFLLAAERLRAKPEQCLVWEDSVNGVKAGKAAGMTVVAIPDPHTPWPEAFSIADYKHDSLYASLTALKSNAYTLG
- the tal gene encoding transaldolase; the encoded protein is MTSLLAQLKAHTVVVADTGELSAIQRFQPEDATTNPSLILKAIAAGQYPELLSAAIAQARQLSDDLHQQLQLASDRLVVAMGVEILRHVPGRVSTEVPARLSFDTAATLSKARELCQLYQQAGIPRERILIKIASTWEGIQAARVLEQEGIQCNLTLIFNFAQARACAEAGVFLISPFVGRILDWHVKQQPHQHFPPTTEPGVESVKAIYQFFKKHDYRTVVMGASFRNAGEILALSGCDRLTISPTLLEELAAQQGQVPRALQDSGERAPRPVALDEASFRWQMNEDAMATEKLAEGIRVFHQDQCKLDALLRQALLN